A region of the Thermogladius calderae 1633 genome:
ACACAGCCTCGTACCAGATACCTCGAGGTCGAGGACCTCGTCGTTCAGCCACCTGACCCTCCCGTAGACTCTCCTATACTCGTCCTCAAACCCCACGTACTCCTCGTTGCCGAAAACCGCTACAATAGGTACGCCTCCAAACCGCTTGAGGAGCTCTTCGTAGACTGGTTTAAAAGCGGCTATGTTGTTGTGCTCCACTAGGTCGCCCGCGAGTAGAACCACGTCCGGCTCTATAGAACCAGCTTTCTCGAGAGCGCTCAGGAAACTCGAAGTGTAGGCCGGGGCGTGTATGTCGCCGGTGGCTAGGATCAGTACCACAGGAGTACCCTGGGTAAATTTATAAAAACCTCGTTTTATCAATAATCTCCCAGCTCCCAGTTGCGGTGGTGCTATGACTGTAGGCTTACTGAGGGGTGCGGAGAAGTCTGGTCACAAGGGCTGGACTACAGTCTATTGTGCGATTTGTAACAAGAAGCTGGACTTATTCGCCGCGTACGACACAAAAGACGTCTTCTACTGCCCCACCTGCGTCTCAAAGGGTAGAGATGCGTACTTCTGTAGTGCCGACGCGAGAAGGCTACACTACAGGTGCCCCTACTGCGGAGGCGAGCTCAAGCCGTACTTCCCTCTGGAAGAGACTTTCCGTCAACAAAGACCTTGATGGCCCTCCTAGGGCAGAGAGGTACGCAGGCAAAACACCCTATACAGCGAGAGTCGTTAACGCGTATTTCACCGTTCTTATCCGTGTAAAAGACGTGTAGCGGGCACAGGTCGACGCAAAGCATACACTTGTCGCACTTCTCAATGTCCAGCACCACTCTATAACTCATGACTCTCAGCTAATACTTTAAACTGTCCAACCCGGTCTAAAATACCGTTGAAGAGCGGTGCTAGGAAGTGAGGGTCAAGGCCGACCTCCACATACACTCCCTCTACAGCGACGGGAAGAACTCTCCAAGCGAGATAGTCCACCGTGCTGCAGACATCGGGTTAGCCGTGATATCGATAAGCGACCACAACACCTTCGAGGGTAGTATGAGAGCCGTAAGGCAAGTACCCAAGGGCGCACTGGAGGTGCTGGTGGTTCCTGGGGCGGAGGTTAGGACGGACAGAGGAGACGTGTTGGTCTACTGCGAACACCCTTTCGACACGCCGTATAGGCTTGAAGAGCTTGTCGATAAAGCACACGAGAACAACTGTCTCGTGGTCCCCGCTCACCCGTTCGACCTCTTCAGGCTCGGTATAGGCGAGTACGTGTACAGCGTGAGGGGGTGGGACGCTATAGAGGTTTGGAACGCATCTTCTACCAAGGCCTCCAACAGGAGGGCGGTTCAGGCGGCCAGGGAGCTGGGCCTACCCGGGCTAGCCAACAGCGACGCGCATGTAGTCGAACAGGTCGGTTCCGCCTACACGATCGTCGAAGTAGACGACCTAGGGCTTCAACACGTTTTGGAGTCCATTAGGAGAGGCCGGGTACATCCAGTATTCGGGCATCACGGAGTGAAAGCGACCTTTAAGTGGGTCGAGTGGAGCATTGAGAGGAGGATTAGAGACCTGTTGGAGGGCAAGTAGCCCTACGCCGTGAGTAGCCCTTCGTAGATGGCTAGGAAGGTCAGCACCGCCAGTTCCTCGACGTACTCGTTAAAGCTAAACCCCTGCCTCCTCACTTCGGCATCTACCTCGAGTAACCTCTTAGCCGCCTCCCTACTGGCCAGGTCTTTCTCGACCAGCTCTCTAACAGCGCCTCTGAGGTTAACTGGAATACGGGGCGTAATCAGGTCGAGGTAAGTAGCCAGTATACTGGCCTCCGCGCTCTTGAACCTCTTCTTGTAGTTGAGCATGTTCTTCAGTAGCCCTATGACTGGGAACTCGTGTGTGTCGAGAAGCGTAAATGCGGGCCATTTAGACGACAAGACTCTGAACACCTCGCTGAAAGAAACCGTTGAGCTGATCAACGTGACGCCTGTAAGGTCTGTGGAGGCAAGGTGGTCGAGCATGTCCGTCCTATGGACGCTTCTCAGCGCGTCTAGGAAGGTCTTGATGTCCCCAGGCCTGTTTGCCGAGAGGAGGTTCTCCAGCACCCTCTTCACTTGTGCGTGGTCTCTCAGAATACTCTCGGTACCGGTGTACCCGAGCGAGAAGGCGTACAGGAGGCTCGGCACTATCAACGAGGGGTAGACCCTGCCACACCACCTGAAGGCCTCCCTTAGGGCTTTGTTGAGAAACCTGCCGAGTTCGACCGAGGGTAGTGAGAGGTCGCCTCTTCTAACCCGCTCCCCTATCGAGGTCGCCTCGTTTACGAGGTCCGATACCGAGATACTGTTGCACACTAGGCTAACCGACTCGAGGTCTACTCTCAACCTGTGATAACCACCCGGCTTGATAGGGGTATCGACTGCTAGGTAGACCCCGTAGAGGAAGGACTTTACTACAGTGCTCACGTGGACCACCCCTTTTACCACTCGTCTCGGAGGACCTAGAGATCAGGCTGAGAGCTCCTCCTCACCACTCCG
Encoded here:
- a CDS encoding CehA/McbA family metallohydrolase; translation: MRVKADLHIHSLYSDGKNSPSEIVHRAADIGLAVISISDHNTFEGSMRAVRQVPKGALEVLVVPGAEVRTDRGDVLVYCEHPFDTPYRLEELVDKAHENNCLVVPAHPFDLFRLGIGEYVYSVRGWDAIEVWNASSTKASNRRAVQAARELGLPGLANSDAHVVEQVGSAYTIVEVDDLGLQHVLESIRRGRVHPVFGHHGVKATFKWVEWSIERRIRDLLEGK
- a CDS encoding 4Fe-4S binding protein; translated protein: MSYRVVLDIEKCDKCMLCVDLCPLHVFYTDKNGEIRVNDSRCIGCFACVPLCPRRAIKVFVDGKSLPEGSTA